DNA sequence from the Chamaesiphon minutus PCC 6605 genome:
AGTTCGATCGCCGTGATTCCCAAATCTTGAAGATAGGGAATTTTCTCAATCAGTCCGGCAAAAGCTCCAGGATACTTACAGCCTGACGAAGGAGATCGGGTGAATCCGCGCAGATGCAGTTCGTAAACGATCGTCTCGTTCATCGGACGGTTGAGGGGGCGATCTCCTTCCCAATCGTAATCGGACAGATCGATGACGACGCTACGCATTGAGGTTGCGAGATTATCCCCTGGTTCGCAGGCAGCTAGACGGTTCCAGAGGACTTTAGTGTTTCCCTTGGCATAGGGATCGAGCAGAATTTTATCTTTGTCGAAGCGATCGCCTTTGGCATGAAGATCGTGAGAGCCATCGACACGATAGGCGTAGCCAGCCCCAGGTTTTAGCCCTTTCAGGTAGACATGCCAAAAATGGAAGGTCTTGTGAATCTTGGGATCTAACTGAATCGTCTGTTGCGGCAACCGATCTTCATCTTTTTCAAATAACAGCAGTTCCACGGCGGTGGCGTGCTGCGAAAAAACTGAAAAGTTTACTCCATCTGCTTCTGCTACTGCACCTAAAGGATGGCTGCGTCCTGGTTCTATCGAGTATTCAAAAGTCATCGATTTACTATTAGGTAAAAGTCAGAGTTGACAATTGTTAGAGGATCGATCGAGCAGTTGAATTCCTGGATTCAATCAGCCGTTGCAATCGCAGATAAGCTTCTTCCGGCGTAAGTAGTTCGGGATTAAGATTGGGGAGATAAAACTGCCAACTGTCTGGAAAATGATGAACGGTGAAGCTCGGAATCAGTCCTAGCTGCATTGCCTGTTTTGCTAACCCTTCTGGGTTCTCCAGTACCTAATGTGCTAATTAAATGAGAATCGAGGCAGTACAAGAGAAAGAAAATAAAATAAATATGTCAAAACTGCTGACGAGGAGAGGAAAAGCAAGATAATGAAGAGAGGAAGAAATAGTAAGAAGAGCGGCGGGCAGGGCAAGTGGCAACAAAAAAGGAACTCAAGCTACTAACGGAGCTATTAGGAATAGAAGGAATGCGAGTAGAGTCGCAGCGACAATATGAAGGAATAGGCATCATCTTACAGGTAGAAGCAATAAAGAAAGAAAGCAAATGCCATAGATGCGGAACGAAGAGTAGTAGCTTACATCAGAATAATAGATACATAGTAAAAGATTTGCCGTGGGGAGAGCAGCAAGTTCACCTAGAAATAAACAGAAGACAATTTAAATGTAAAAAATGTCAAAAACCATTTAGCGAACAACTAGAATTTGTTAAAGGCAGAAGAACATATACTTCAAGACTAGCTAAAAAAATCCTAGCAGAAGCACTAGAAGGAGATATTCAGAGCGTAGCTAGAACAGGAGTAATGACGACAGCAGAAATAGAGAGAATAATTGAAGACGCAGCAGCAGAGCTAAACGGAGAAAAGCCAACGGATTTAAGAAAACTGGGAATAGATGAAATAGCAATGGTAAAAGGACAAGGAAAATATTGTGCAGTATTAGTAGATATAGAGCGAGGAAAATTATTAGCAATAATCGAAAGCAGAAAGAGTGAAGAAATAGAGAAAATCCTGAAAGGATGGGGGACAGAGGTACTGGAAAGGATCGAAGAAGTCAGCATAGACTTATGGAAAGGGTATAAAAGCTTAGCGATAGAAGTGATGCCTAATGCTCAAGTAGTAGCAGACAGATTTCATGTAACAGCGCAAATAAATAGTGAGTTAGATAAGCTGAGAAAACAAGAAAAAAGAGCGATAGAGGCTAAACTTAAATCCGCAAAGACATTAGAGCAAAAGAATGAATACACTCGGCAATTGGCAGTAATAAAATCGAGTAAATATGCGCTGCTAAAAAATGAAAAAGAGTTAAGAGAGGAGAAAGAACAAGAGAAGCTCAAGCAGGTTAGAGAAGAATTTGCCAACATTAGGGCAGCACATCTACTCAAAGAAAAATGGAGAGAGATAATGGAAAAAACAACATCGTGGATGAGAGGACTATTGAAAATTAGACATTGGCTGGTAAGAGCCAAGCAGCATTTGCCAAATAGTTGTGGCACAATCTCGCGATGGTTAACAGAGATAGTTGCTTACTTTGATGAGCGAACTACTAGTGGTGTAGTTGAGGGAATTAATAATAAGATTAAGCTCATCAAGCGTACTGCTTATGGCTTCACTAATTTCAACAACTTCCGAAACAGATGCTTGCTAACTTGGAGATTCAATTATTGATTTAGCACATTAGGTACTGGAGAACCCCCTTCTGTTTGTTCTGCCAATGTAATTTCGTCATGAAATGGCATATTTTTCATCTTGCTAGTTCTCCTGTTCAAGCTTTGATTAACATGATGCCCTTGTTTGTCGAGCCAATAGGCTGTTGCCATGCCGCTGGCTCCACATCTCTCGTTTATGAATGCGTAGTGAGTAAGGCTCATCTATTAGAACTTTGGAAGCCATCAAGTAATACAGATTTCTAGATGACTTGCTTACAAAGTTCATATTGTCAGGAGGTTCTGAAGATTAGCTCAGTGAGGCATCCTCAAAAAGATTCCATATCAATGTTTGCTCCCTATGAGCAACAACCCTTTGTGGGTGGTTGATTGGATTGTCGATCGGTCATGGTTCGATCGGTCGGGGTTGCCTCATATCCAATATTCTTAATAGCTTGTTGGATAGCCGCAGAAGTAGTTTTGGTATCATCATATTCAATCATCGCTTTCCCCGTGGAAAAATCGACATGGCTACTAGCAACACCAACTAGAGCGCGGGTTGTAGATTCAATACTATTAACACAACCTCCACAACTCATTCCTTTTACATTAAATACAACTTTATTATTCATTAGATTAGATCCTCTATTAATTTGAAACTAAATGTTGCTCTTAAAACAATTAAAAATGAATGCTCAGTGATTTATCAGAGGGAAAAAGCACCGAACCATATCCTGCCTTAAGCATCAGCCATAACAACACCAGCAATCTGGCGATAGACTTCAGCCGCACTGCGACAAGCTTGAGCACACTTTTGACAGTGATCCATATCGTGGCTGTCGCATTCGCTGGCACAAGTTTCACAAATCTCGGCGCAGGCCTTAGCTAAGGGAGCAATAAAGTAAGATCCTCGCACCATAAAGGTCGCTAACATCCGGCAGCTATCGGCGGTATCTAGGCACATACGAGCACATTTCACCATTTCGGGCTGACCTATACAGGCTTCAGCACAATGCTCACATTCCACTGCACAGGCCATAGCTTTATCGAAGCTCGATTGATATTTCTCGTGATTTAGAAGCATATATGTCATCCAATTAGAATAGTAAAACGCTGATTCAAACCTGAACTGAAACGGTGATTTCATTTACCGCTTCATTATTCAATTTACTTATTTCATGAGTTATTTCATATATAAATTGAATGAATTAATTGACTTAGTTGCAAATCGTAAAATATCATATTTTAACCTTAGCTAGGTAATTTAGTAATCGAACAGAAGTGAATTGAAGGGTGAGAGAATGCGAATTTCGCACATCACAGGCTGCCTCTAAATTGTTCGTTTCTGTCTCCTTTTCTCCTCGTTTTTCGACCGCCATTGGTGTTAGTGAAACCTCTGCCTACGCAGATGGCGGCACGCAAGCTGCGATAATACTTTTTGCTATCTTTTAAATCGCTTCACCACACTACCTGAATCGGCATCTCGATAATCAACGGCTTGCTTCGTCAGTACAGTATCTGGGTGAAGAGCGCATTTGAGATGGGGATTATGGCTAAAATACTTACATTCATAGCACGGAACTTTATAACCCAATTTAGTAAGGAATGAAGGCTGCATCACCTTGGGAATGAAAGTATAGATGCCAGCGGCGATTGATGAGAGGATAATAAGACTCATCAAAATCAGGGAAACTGTATACGCTGTAGATGGATGGAGACTCCCTCGATCTCTCGGCGGCAATAAATTAGATGGTGTAGTTTCTATAGATCTTGTGTGCATTTGCATTATCTCTACAGTCTGTTGTGGAGTCGAGCCACTACAGCAGCATACAGACCCGTACCGAGCGACCAAACGAGAAGACCTGTAATAAAGCTTCCCCAAGTCAAAGTTTGGGCAATGCCAGTTAAATTTGTATGGAGGATATAACCGAAGAACGCCCAGCTTGGTCGTGGTGCTAGAGTCACAACCAAGCTACAGAGGAGAAAAACAATTCCAGTTGTAACGGCTGTGGCCAGAAAAAGCGATCGCTCATTCAGCTTCATGCCAAAATTATTGCGAACATGGCTCTCTTCAACGTGATGAGTGCTACGGGTCATGATAAGGCTCCAGTGAATGAGGTGGTTTTTCGGAGTAGAGCGACGACCCCACGGCCAAAAAGCAGGTGTCGTCACTGAGTCCACCGAAAATCAACATGCTGCTGAGAATATGGATCGGATTCCAATGAACCCCAATTCGTTTAAGATCGGAACAGTAACGAGTCAAATCTTGTTCAAACTCATCTAATCCTTAAACCGAATAGTTCGTAGAGACATGGCATTAAATGAGACAACCACCGTTGAAACGCTCATTAATATTGCGGCTATTGCTGGTGTTAATAGAATGCCGAATGGTACACCAACTCCGGCTGCTAAGGGGATAGCAACGACGTTATATCCTGCTGCCCACAGCAAGTTCTGCACCATTTTGTCGTAG
Encoded proteins:
- a CDS encoding ISL3 family transposase encodes the protein MRVESQRQYEGIGIILQVEAIKKESKCHRCGTKSSSLHQNNRYIVKDLPWGEQQVHLEINRRQFKCKKCQKPFSEQLEFVKGRRTYTSRLAKKILAEALEGDIQSVARTGVMTTAEIERIIEDAAAELNGEKPTDLRKLGIDEIAMVKGQGKYCAVLVDIERGKLLAIIESRKSEEIEKILKGWGTEVLERIEEVSIDLWKGYKSLAIEVMPNAQVVADRFHVTAQINSELDKLRKQEKRAIEAKLKSAKTLEQKNEYTRQLAVIKSSKYALLKNEKELREEKEQEKLKQVREEFANIRAAHLLKEKWREIMEKTTSWMRGLLKIRHWLVRAKQHLPNSCGTISRWLTEIVAYFDERTTSGVVEGINNKIKLIKRTAYGFTNFNNFRNRCLLTWRFNY
- a CDS encoding heavy-metal-associated domain-containing protein gives rise to the protein MNNKVVFNVKGMSCGGCVNSIESTTRALVGVASSHVDFSTGKAMIEYDDTKTTSAAIQQAIKNIGYEATPTDRTMTDRQSNQPPTKGCCS
- a CDS encoding four-helix bundle copper-binding protein, producing the protein MLLNHEKYQSSFDKAMACAVECEHCAEACIGQPEMVKCARMCLDTADSCRMLATFMVRGSYFIAPLAKACAEICETCASECDSHDMDHCQKCAQACRSAAEVYRQIAGVVMADA
- a CDS encoding DUF5676 family membrane protein, which gives rise to MTRSTHHVEESHVRNNFGMKLNERSLFLATAVTTGIVFLLCSLVVTLAPRPSWAFFGYILHTNLTGIAQTLTWGSFITGLLVWSLGTGLYAAVVARLHNRL